In one Solanum dulcamara chromosome 1, daSolDulc1.2, whole genome shotgun sequence genomic region, the following are encoded:
- the LOC129880467 gene encoding uncharacterized protein LOC129880467 has product MGSFEGLRMVYRNLLKAVEKHIGKEEHKVHFTDFIREEFRKNRNLEYPKDSSFVQQRIKLAQNYTYLLSSVHHHKDLLFSYNIAVDRSNEMTKVLGKSAASVGLRLPDVYQS; this is encoded by the exons ATGGGTTCTTTTGAAGGTTTAAGAATGGTGTATAGAAATCTACTAAAAGCAGTGGAAAAGCATATAGGGAAGGAAGAACACAAGGTTCATTTCACTGACTTTATAAGGGAAGAATTCAGGAAGAACAGAAATCTTGAATACCCAAAAGACTCTTCTTTTGTCCAGCAACGAATTAAGCTTGCTCAAAATTATACTTACCTTCTCAGCAGTGTCCACCATCATAAG GACCTATTATTTTCTTACAACATTGCAGTGGATAGATCCAATGAGATGACGAAAGTGCTGGGTAAATCTGCTGCAAGTGTGGGTCTCCGCCTTCCTGATGTTTATCAGTCTTGA
- the LOC129894928 gene encoding protein SABRE-like translates to MSASGTTSHALCFLFECSGGFGALPLLGPTDVFGIISPTEILLPVTLPLEKLDSSFKVVCEPQVSVVYKVVITPFVILCVFASVTINKWEKENGMPSILQGAVESISISEVRLSIRQSLVKIGAGLISRDPKLHLLICGLKVVTRASSKSSKKTSSKRTRSRKSWKLGRGKWMIVTNIARFLSVSITETVVKTPKAGLEVKEMTLDISKDSGPEPTLSVKFRIVSILVLLCESQTSSGQSSVHSGSFPANHAIQTMTEKTSAPFSCEEVYLLCEFGHDREAGIVVRNVDIRNGEISVNLNEQLLLKKKGAETVHVTVKPMNESGTAEKPEKKPAALAVMREKYASMFPEKLSFTLPKVDMKFVHRVEGFMVENSIMGIQLKGSKTQSVEDVGEITQLHVQLEISEIHLLKDAGTSILELSKLEIIASVYIPVEPASPIRCEIGVKLGGTRCKLIITRLNPWLRLHASKKKKMVLREESSTREKSRSSDHKAIIWTSTISAPELTIMVYDLNGLPLCHGCSQSLHVFSNNSSSADAAVQVEIVEFNLNMSDEHQECLKDLFRVEINTSLIHIVKVSLDLGRKTLDSPEDGLNCKKVLSIDFTGMSIYLTYRRLASLISAAFSFKRFLKSFSVSGKKATTQGTKSSKPSGKGIHVIKFNLQQCSLNISGEVGLENAVVPDPKRVNYGSQGGRTVISVLADGTPRTANIISTAPDELEKVKYSVSVDISHLKFCMNKEKQSTQVELGRAKSIYQEHLQDRNLGTKVTLLDMQNTKFVKRSGGLKEIAMCSLFSATDISVRWEPDAHIALVELALQLKLLVHNQKLQDPSKEGDLKDNEQSKDSKESQKLEKQHKKRESVFAVDVEVLNISAEVGDGVELYVQVQSIFSENAQIGMLLEGIMLKFNDARIFRSSRMQISRIPKPSSTAPNEKPENGTTWDWVIQALDVHICLPYRLQLRAIDDSVEDMIRALKLVTAAKTKLMFPNKEEKPKAKKISSTKLGRVRLCIKKLIADIEEEPLQGWLDEHYQLWKNGACESAVRLNFLDELISKGGKCGSAAEGNDPLDDGKINIIGEDIDVEDTSAIQKLREKIYKQSFRSYYQACQKLVQAEGSGACIEGFQAGFKLSTARTSLFSISATELDVSLTKIEGGDAGMIELLQKLDPVCRAHSIPFSRLYGANINLRTGSLAILIRNYTCPLLAANSGRCEGRLIMAQQATPFQPQMQQNVFIGRWRKVRLLRSLTGTTPPMKTYLDLPLHFQKAEISYGVGFEPAFTDLSYAFTVALRRAHLSIRNPNPDPPVPKKEKSLPWWDEMRNYIHGNSTLYFGEAQINVLSTTDPYEKSNKLKVATGYLEIQQADGRIYAFAKDFKILLSSLDILSKNANLKHPSGFSCTFIEAPAFSVEVIMEWGCDSGNPLNHYLFALPIEGVPREKVFDPFRSTSLSLRWNLLLRPSLPFDDNQSELPSADNQGVSSGTASGALKQDNGSVNSPTIQVGPHDLAWLIKFWNLNFIPPHKLRTFSRWPRFGVPRVPRSGNLSMDRVMTEFMFRVDSTPTCIKHMPLYDDDPAKGLTITVAKFKLEIYLGRGKQKFTFESVRDPLELVYQGIDLHIPKAFISRDDSISVAKVVQMAKKDSQSALLDMSTNDKPSSRSGSMDRHQDDGFLLSSEYFTIRRQSPKADPERLLAWQEAGRRNIETTCVRSEVDNGSGSDEETRSDPSDDDGYNVVIADNCQRIFVYGLKILWTLEIRDAVRSWGAGLSKAFEPSKPSPSRQYAQRKLLEESKVINNTESREDDNQKSPPSQDAGLSRSQDDNHKSPPEPAGPSKSQSEPPPSNAIKADTPQSSSTEKLGIAEDSEGEGTRHFMVNVIEPQFNLHSEDANGRFLLAAVSGRVLARSFHSVISIGCEVIEQALGGGGVQIPESQPQMTWNRMELSVMLEQVQAHVAPTDVDPGAGLQWLPKIRRCSPKVKRTGALLERVFMPCDMYFRYTRHKSGTTQLKVKPLKELSFNSHNITAAMTSRQFQVMIDVLTNLLLARAPKPRKVSLSYSEGGDEDEEEEVDEVVPDGVEEVELARVDLEHKARAQKLIQEDIRKLSLCTDVSTDPGPVKEGDLWIISGGRSILVQKLKKDLINAKKSRKVSSASLRMALQKAAQLRLMEKEKNKSPSCAMRISLQINKVVWSMLVDGKSFGEAEINDMIYDFDRDYKDIGIAKFTIKCFVMRNCLPNAKSDMLLSAWNPPPEWGKKVMVRVDAKQGAPKDGNSTIELLQVEIYPLKIHLTESMYSMMWAYFFPEEEQDSHRRQEVWKVSTTAGAKRAKKGSSVQEAPVSSSHLPKDSQSSSYGDLSQATKNQKANASVVAPKLRRTSSFDRNWEENVAESVANELVLQMHSSSVSSSKSGSLASIEHPDEANRNKFKESKLIKSGRSNEEKKVGKAHDEKKSRPRRMREFHNIKISQVELQITYEGSRFAVGDMRLLMDTFHRVEFTGTWQRLFSRVRKHIIWGVLKSVTGMQGKKFKANNQKEAGPSGVPNIDLNLSDSDGGSAEKSEQNPLSWPKRPTDGAGDGFVTSVKGLFNSQRKKAKAFVLRTMRGEEDDLHADWSEGEADFSPFARQLTITKAKKLIRRHTKKFRPRGAKGLSSHKDSLPSSPSANATFDSDSSSETSPYEQE, encoded by the exons atgaGTGCCAGCGGAACCACTTCCCATGCTCTGTGCTTTCTTTTTGAATGCTCAG GAGGTTTTGGAGCTCTTCCACTTCTAGGTCCTACTGATGTCTTTGGAATTATAAGTCCTACAGAGATTCTCCTCCCCGTGACAT TGCCTTTGGAAAAATTGGATTCTTCATTCAAAGTGGTTTGTGAGCCACAAGTGTCTGTTGTCTATAAGGTTGTTATTACTCCTTTTGTTATTCTGTGTGTTTTTGCTTCTGTAACGATTAACAAATGGGAGAAGGAGAACGGAATGCCTAGTATTCTCCAA GGTGCTGTTGAGAGCATATCCATCAGCGAAGTCAGACTCAGTATTCGACAGTCCTTGGTTAAGATCGGGGCTGGTTTGATTTCCAGGGATCCTAAACTACATCTGTTAATATGTGGACTAAAAGTTGTAACGAGGGCCTCAAGTAAAAGCTCAAAGAAAACAAGCTCAAAGAGAACAAGATCTCGTAAATCTTGGAAATTAGGTAGAGGAAAGTGGATGATTGTAACTAATATAGCCAGGTTCTTGTCGGTTTCTATAACTGAGACGGTTGTAAAG acACCAAAAGCTGGTTTGGAAGTTAAAGAAATGACACTTGATATATCTAAAGATAGTGGACCAGAGCCAACCTTGTCTGTCAAGTTTCGCATTGTTTCTATTCTTGTTCTCTTATGCGAATCACAAACCAGTTCTGGTCAATCATCAGTGCACAGTGGATCTTTCCCTGCCAACCATGCAATACAAACCATGACGGAAAAGACCTCTGCTCCTTTCAGTTGCGAGGAGGTTTATCTCTTGTGTGAGTTTGGCCATGATAG GGAAGCAGGAATTGTTGTTAGGAATGTGGATATCAGAAATGGTGAAATTTCTGTTAATCTGAATGAGCAgctgcttcttaaaaagaaaggTGCTGAAACTGTACATGTTACTGTAAAGCCGATGAATGAATCTGGTACTGCTGAAAAACCAGAGAAAAAACCAGCAGCATTGGCTGTTATGAGAGAAAAATATGCTTCTATGTTTCCAGAAAAG CTTAGCTTCACTTTACCCAAAGTGGATATGAAGTTCGTGCACCGAGTAGAGGGTTTTATGGTTGAGAATAGCATTATGGGCATCCAACTAAAAGGctcaaaaactcaatcggtTGAAGATGTTGGAGAAATCACACAACTTCACGTTCAGTTGGAGATCAGTGAGATTCAT CTACTTAAAGATGCTGGCACATCAATCCTCGAgttatcaaaacttgaaataaTCGCTTCAGTTTATATTCCAGTTGAG CCTGCTTCACCGATCAGATGTGAAATTGGTGTTAAGCTGGGAGGTACCCGGTGCAAGCTCATAATTACTAGATTAAATCCTTGGCTGCGCCTTCATGCttcaaagaaaaagaagatggtACTCCGAGAAGAAAGTTCTACTCGTGAAAAATCAAGGTCATCTGATCATAAAGCCATCATATGGACCTCCACTATTTCTGCCCCTGAATTGACTATAATGGTCTATGATCTTAATGGCTTGCCATTGTGTCAT GGTTGTTCTCAGTCATTACATGTCTTTTCCAACAATTCATCAAGTGCAGATGCAGCAGTGCAAGTGGAAATTGTTGAATTTAATCTTAACATGTCTGACGAGCATCAAGAATGCTTAAAGGACCTGTTTAGGGTTGAAATAAACACTTCACTAATTCATATAGTAAAAGTCAGTCTTGATTTAGGCAGGAAAACTCTGGATTCACCTGAAGACGGTCTTAACTGTAAAAAAGTTCTCTCTATTGATTTTACTGGCATGAGTATATACTTGACCTATAGGCGCCTCGCATCCCTGATTTCGGCAGCTTTCTCTTTCAAGCGTTTCCTGAAGAGTTTTTCTGTTTCTGGTAAGAAAGCAACTACTCAGGGAACGAAATCATCCAAGCCATCAGGAAAAGGGATTCATGTAATAAAATTCAATCTACAACAGTGCTCTTTAAATATAAGTGGAGAGGTGGGCTTGGAAAATGCTGTTGTTCCTGACCCGAAACGGGTCAACTACGGATCTCAGGGTGGTCGTACTGTGATTAGTGTTTTAGCTGATGGTACACCCCGCACCGCAAATATAATATCTACAGCTCCAGATGAGCTAGAAAAAGTGAAGTATTCTGTGTCCGTTGATATTTCCCACCTCAAATTTTGTATGAACAAGGAGAAACAATCAACACAAGTGGAGCTTGGAAGAGCCAAATCTATCTATCAAGAACATTTACAAGATAGAAACCTTGGAACTAAAGTTACATTGCTTGACATGCAGAATACAAAGTTTGTGAAACGATCTGGTGGCCTTAAAGAGATTGCGATGTGCTCTCTCTTTAGTGCTACCGATATATCGGTGAGATGGGAGCCTGATGCGCATATAGCATTGGTTGAGTTGGCTTTGCAATTGAAGTTGCTCGTGCACAATCAGAAGCTTCAGGATCCTTCTAAAGAAGGAGATCTTAAAGATAACGAGCAGAGCAAAGACTCCAAGGAATCACAAAAGCTGGAGAAACAACACAAGAAAAGAGAATCGGTTTTTGCTGTTGATGTGGAAGTGCTTAATATATCTGCTGAAGTTGGAGATGGTGTTGAGCTGTATGTTCAGGTGCAGTCGATCTTTTCAGAAAATGCTCAGATAGGTATGCTTCTTGAAGGGATCATGCTCAAGTTCAATGATGCAAGAATATTCAGAAGCAGCAGGATGCAAATCTCTCGTATTCCCAAACCCTCTAGCACTGCACCTAATGAAAAACCTGAGAATGGCACAACATGGGATTGGGTAATTCAAGCCCTTGATGTTCATATATGCCTGCCGTACAGGTTGCAGTTGCGTGCAATTGATGATTCTGTTGAGGATATGATTCGAGCTTTAAAGCTCGTAACTGCTGCAAAGACTAAACTTATGTTTCCCAATAAGGAAGAGAAACCGAAAGCTAAAAAGATTAGTTCAACAAAACTTGGTCGAGTCAGACTCTGCATAAAGAAGCTCATAGCTGATATTGAAGAAGAACCACTACAGGGATGGCTTGATGAACATTATCAGCTATGGAAGAACGGGGCTTGTGAATCAGCTGTCAGATTAAACTTTCTTGATGAACTTATTTCGAAAGGAGGAAAATGTGGAAGTGCTGCTGAAGGAAATGATCCTCTCGATGATGGCAAGATCAATATTATTGGAGAAGATATTGATGTAGAGGATACTTCAGCCATTCAGAAACTGCGAGAGAAGATCTACAAGCAGTCATTCAGGTCATATTACCAAGCATGCCAGAAGCTTGTTCAGGCAGAAGGATCTGGGGCCTGTATTGAAGGATTTCAAGCGGGTTTCAAGCTTAGCACTGCAAGAACTtctcttttttcaatttctgCTACTGAATTAGATGTAAGCTTGACAAAAATTGAAGGAGGTGATGCAGGGATGATAGAGCTTCTGCAAAAGCTCGATCCAGTATGTCGTGCACATAGCATCCCATTTTCACGATTATATGGTGCTAACATCAATTTGCGTACAGGTTCTCTTGCTATTCTGATAAGAAACTACACATGTCCTCTACTTGCTGCTAATTCAGGCCGTTGTGAAGGCCGTCTTATAATGGCTCAGCAG GCAACACCCTTTCAGCCCCAAATGCAGCAAAATGTGTTCATTGGGAGATGGAGGAAGGTCCGTCTGCTTCGATCACTCACTGGGACAACTCCACCAATGAAAACATATTTGGATTTGCCCTTACATTTTCAGAAAGCAGAAATTTCGTATGGAGTTGGTTTTGAACCTGCTTTTACTGATCTCAGCTATGCTTTCACTGTGGCCCTTCGTAGGGCCCATTTGAGCATCAGAAATCCAAATCCGGATCCTCCAGTACCTAAAAAGGAAAAGAGCTTGCCATGGTGGGATGAAATGAGAAACTACATTCATGGGAACTCCACCTTATATTTTGGTGAGGCTCAAATCAATGTTCTTTCCACTACTGATCCTTATGAAAAATCCAATAAGCTTAAGGTAGCAACTGGGTATTTGGAAATCCAGCAGGCAGATGGTCGTATTTATGCTTTCGCAAAGGACTTTAAGATTCTATTAAGCAGTTTGGATATCTTGTCGAAGAACGCCAACTTAAAACATCCAAGTGGCTTTTCTTGCACTTTCATAGAAGCCCCGGCCTTTAGTGTTGAAGTGATAATGGAATGGGGTTGTGATTCTGGAAATCCTCTAAACCATTATTTATTTGCTCTTCCAATTGAAGGTGTGCCTCGTGAAAAAGTTTTTGATCCCTTTAGATCAACGTCTCTGTCCCTACGGTGGAATCTTTTGCTTAGGCCCTCTCTTCCCTTCGATGATAATCAGTCAGAATTACCCTCTGCGGATAATCAAGGTGTCTCGAGCGGTACTGCCTCTGGTGCTCTCAAGCAAGATAATGGGTCAGTCAATTCCCCAACAATACAGGTTGGTCCTCATGATTTGGCATGGCTAATCAAATTTTGGAACTTAAACTTCATTCCTCCTCACAAGTTGCGGACCTTTTCAAGATGGCCCCGTTTTGGAGTTCCAAGAGTTCCTAGATCTGGCAATCTGTCAATGGATAGAGTAATGACCGAATTTATGTTTAGAGTTGATTCGACACCAACATGTATAAAGCATATGCCTTTATATGATGATGACCCAGCGAAGGGGCTGACAATTACAGTGGCAAAGTTCAAATTAGAAATTTATTTAGGCCGGGGAAAGCAAAAATTTACATTTGAGAGTGTACGTGATCCTCTTGAACTTGTGTACCAAGGAATTGACCTTCACATTCCAAAGGCATTTATCAGCAGAGATGATAGCATCAGTGTTGCAAAAGTAGTTCAAATGGCTAAAAAAGATTCACAATCTGCGCTTTTGGATATGTCTACTAATGATAAACCTAGCAGTAGGAGTGGCAGCATGGACAGACATCAAGATGATGGTTTCCTTTTATCATCCGAGTACTTCACCATCAGAAGGCAATCCCCAAAGGCTGACCCAGAAAGGTTATTGGCATGGCAAGAAGCTGGTAGAAGAAATATAGAGACGACTTGCGTTAGGTCTGAGGTCGACAATGGGAGTGGAAGTGATGAGGAAACAAGATCTGACCCAAGTGATGATGATGGATACAATGTAGTGATAGCAGATAATTGTCAACGTATCTTTGTCTATGGTCTTAAGATTTTGTGGACACTTGAAATCAGAGATGCTGTTCGGTCCTGGGGAGCTGGATTATCTAAAGCCTTTGAACCTTCAAAGCCATCTCCCTCTAGGCAATACGCCCAACGAAAGCTGCTGGAGGAGAGTAAGGTAATTAATAATACTGAATCACGCGAAGATGATAACCAGAAGTCTCCTCCCAGTCAAGATGCAGGGCTATCAAGGAGTCAAGATGATAACCATAAATCTCCTCCAGAACCTGCAGGGCCATCAAAATCACAATCAGAACCACCTCCATCAAATGCAATCAAAGCAGACACTCCTCAGTCTAGTTCTACAG AAAAACTTGGTATTGCTGAAGACTCTGAGGGGGAGGGCACTCGCCATTTTATGGTGAATGTCATTGAACCACAGTTCAATCTTCACTCCGAGGATGCAAAT GGTAGATTTCTGTTAGCTGCTGTGAGCGGTCGTGTTTTGGCTCGTTCGTTCCATTCAGTTATTTCCATTGGTTGCGAAGTGATTGAGCAAGCTCTTGGTGGAGGAGGTGTCCAAATTCCTGAGTCTCAACCACAAATGACGTGGAATCGCATGGAGTTGTCTGTGATGTTAGAACAGGTACAGGCACATGTTGCCCCAACTGATGTAGATCCAGGGGCTGGACTGCAGTGGCTCCCTAAAATTCGTAGATGCTCACCTAAAGTTAAACGCACTGGAGCACTACTTGAAAGAGTGTTTATGCCTTGCGATATGTATTTCCGCTACACTAGACATAAAAGCGGAACCACACAGTTGAAG GTGAAACCCTTGAAGGAACTGTCATTCAATTCACACAACATAACAGCAGCAATGACGTCTCGCCAATTTCAAGTTATGATAGATGTGTTGACCAATCTTCTCCTTGCTCGGGCTCCAAA GCCTCGAAAAGTTAGTTTGTCATATTCAGAAGGTGGTGAtgaagacgaagaagaagagGTTGATGAAGTCGTTCCTGATGGAGTGGAAGAGGTAGAATTAGCAAGAGTGGACCTTGAACATAAAGCACGAGCGCAGAAGTTGATCCAGGAAGATATTAGGAAATTATCTCTTTGTACTGATGTTTCCACGGACCCGGGCCCCGTAAAGGAGGGTGATCTCTGGATTATTAGTGGTGGAAGGTCCATATTG GTGCAAAAACTGAAGAAAGATCTGATAAATGCTAAAAAATCTAGAAAAGTTTCATCTGCTTCTCTAAGAATGGCATTACAGAAGGCGGCACAGCTACGGTTGatggagaaagaaaaaaacaaaagtcCTTCTTGCGCTATGCGCATCTCTTTGCAAATTAATAAAGTGGTCTGGAGTATGCTTGTGGATGGTAAATCATTTGGTGAAGCTGAAATAAATGACATG ATATATGATTTTGACCGGGATTACAAAGATATTGGGATTGCTAAGTTCACAATAAAGTGCTTTGTTATGAGAAACTGCCTGCCGAATGCCAAGTCAGATATGCTTCTATCAGCATGGAATCCTCCTCCAGAATGGGGAAA AAAAGTGATGGTCCGGGTAGATGCTAAACAGGGGGCTCCGAAAGACGGAAACTCTACCATTGAACTGTTGCAG GTGGAAATATACCCCTTAAAGATACATCTAACTGAGTCAATGTACAGCATGATGTGGGCATATTTTTTTCCAGAAGAGGAACAAGACTCCCACAGGCGGCAG gAAGTATGGAAAGTTTCAACTACTGCTGGTGCCAAGCGTGCAAAAAAAGGCTCTTCAGTGCAGGAAGCACCAGTGTCAAGTAGCCATTTACCTAAAGATTCTCAGTCTTCCTCTTATGGTGATTTATCCCAG GCAACAAAGAACCAAAAAGCTAATGCTAGTGTTGTGGCCCCTAAGCTAAGACGAACGTCCTCCTTTGACAGAAACTGGGAAGAAAATGTAGCTGAATCTGTTGCTAATGAACTTGTACTGCAAATGCACTCATCAAGTGTTTCTTCTTCCAAAAGTGGGTCCCTTGCAAGTATTGAGCATCCAGATGAAGCTAACAGAAACAAATTCAAGGAATCGAAATTAATTAAATCTGGTCGTTCTAACGAGGAGAAAAAGGTGGGGAAGGCACATGACGAGAAAAAATCTAGGCCCCGAAGAATGAGAGAGTTCCATAATATCAAGATTAGTCAA GTTGAGTTACAAATTACTTATGAAGGATCGAGATTTGCTGTGGGTGATATGAGACTGCTGATGGATACATTCCATCGTGTTGAATTTACTGGGACCTGGCAGAGATTATTCTCACGAGTTAGGAAGCATATCATCTGGGGAGTTCTTAAATCAGTAACGGGAATGCAG GGAAAGAAGTTTAAAGCAAACAACCAAAAGGAAGCCGGTCCTTCTGGTGTTCCCAATATTGATCTGAATCTCAGTGATAGTGATGGTGGTTCAGCTGAAAAATCTGAGCAGAATCCGTTATCCTGGCCTAAGCGTCCCACTGATGGTGCAGGTGATGGTTTTGTCACCTCAGTGAAAGGCCTTTTTAATTCTCAGCGTAAAAAGGCTAAGGCTTTCGTGCTTCGGACAATGAGGGGTGAAGAAGATGACTTGCACGCTGACTGGAGCGAAGGTGAGGCTGATTTCTCTCCCTTTGCCAGACAACTAACCATAACAAAGGCCAAGAAGCTGATTAGACGACATACAAAGAAGTTCCGTCCTAGAGGAGCAAAAG GTTTATCTTCTCATAAAGATTCACTTCCCTCATCGCCAAGTGCAAACGCCACATTTGACAGTGATTCTTCAAGCGAAACATCACCTTACGAGCAAGAGTAG